Genomic segment of Clostridia bacterium:
GGCCATTCTTACGATTGGGGCATCGGTGTTGTATGCCATGCCGCCTGGGCGGGCAGCAGGCGGGGCGGAGGTGCTCCTCGGCGGAAGGATATTGAACTGTACAACGGAACGCGCTCCAGGGATCGGAGTCTCATTGGCGTCGACCATGATGATGGTGACGCTGTGGTTTCCAGGAGCGAGTCCGGTGAACGTGTAGTCGGTCGACGTTGTGCGAACCGGATCGTTACCATCCAACTGGACGAGGAAATTCGGCATTCCGCCAGAGACTCCGGGGTTTGTTACTTCGAAACTAACACGGACTATATTGGTCGCTAGCTTCTGGCTGGCAACAGGAGTCAGAATTCGTATGAAACGGCTTTGGGGATTCGCGTTCACCGCCGACGGACTTGTGCCTCCGGTACTAGGTATCGTTCGTTGCGTCGTCTGCGCCCACAGGGCGAGAGCGGCGAACGCGAGCAGTGCCAATATCAGTGCTGGTTGCTTACTTTTCATGATCGAACTCTCCCCGTGAATTGTGAACGCAATGTTGACTCTTGTGTACCTGGATGCCAACACTGTGGTGCGCCGCTACTTTGTCGCGGACGGCTCCGGGGTACTACAAATAAGGCCTCTATAAGTTACTGAACAGTTACTGCTTAACTCATGTCCCCAGCAGCGGTTTCCACCGGAGCTGCTTGTGCTTGAACCACGTGCAATTCTGCTTCCCAATTGAGCAATTCTGGCCTGAATAGCCGACTCTTTGTGTTTGCTTTTTCTACTTAGGAAGTTAAGTGGCGCACGGCAATAGGCTTGCGCGCAACCGCGGGAAGCAGTTCTACGCCTTTGTTCCTCAATCTCAGCAGCTACAATCCTTGGGCTCACCTACCCGAGAAGGCTGGTTGACTTTCAACGTTTGCTGCTCAACAATCTGGTTATCACCCCCATAAGGAGTTCTCATGTCTGACGAAGTCCAGAATCAGGGTTCCAACAACAGCAGTATTCTGAAGTTTGTTTTGCTGGGCGTCGCCGCCGTTTACGTGATCGCATCGCTTTTCCTGATATTCAATATGCGCACTCGCGTCCAGGTTTTGGAACAGAAGCAGACGGCAGCCGAATCACAGCAGAGTGAGCTTGGCCAGAAACTCCACGCCACGAACACGGCAATGCGGGACTCCGTCGAGGCGCTGGGTTCCAAGGTGGGTATGACCCAGGAAGAAATTGCCACGCGAACGGCAGAATTGCGCAGGCAGCAGCAGGCCGCTGAATCCCGCCTTACGGCTGAACAAAAGAAGCAGCAGCAGATGGTCTCGGCTGTGAGCGGAGAAGTCACGGGCGTCAAGACCGATCTTGGTGGCGCAAAGACAGAGATTGCTTCCACCAAAAGTGATCTGGAAGCTACCAAGCAGAAGTTGGAGAAAGCGATCGGCGATCTCGGTGTGCAGAGCGGCCTCATCGCTCGCAACCATGACGAACTGGAAACACTGAAGCACAAGGGCGACCGGAACTACTTCGAATTCACGCTCCGGAAGAACGAGCGCCAGCCGATCTCATCGATCAGCCTGCAACTCAAGAAGGTGGACGTGAAGAAGGGGCGCTTTACGGTCAACGTGATTGCTGACGACCGCACGATCGAAAAGAAAGACCGGACCCTGAACGAGCCGCTGCAGTTCTATACCGGCCGCGATCGCACGCTTTTCGAGATGGTCGTTTACAAGGTGGACAAAAACCAGGTGACTGGATACCTGAGCACGCCCAAATAGACCTTCAAGTTATGATAGTCACAAGGGTCTGCCAACGGCAGGCCCTTTTTTAGCTCAGTTTGGAATTCGCATTCGCGACGCAGATCGAACTTCCGGAACAGCCTCAAGAACATAAGGGCCGCACTGGACTTGCGGCCCTGCAAGCTCTACCTCCTGAACTCCACCGGACGATGATCGTAAATTGAAACTGAGGCAATCAAAGCGCGGCGCCTGTCGAACGACTCCTTCGAGATCGGGAAGCCCACGAGTACGCTTCCGCTGACCTGCGCTCCGGCGGGGATCTTCATATCGCGGGAGAGACCCTCGATAGAGTGTGTCTGCAAGTCGGGGAAAGCCCGGTAGTAGCGTTCCAGATCGGTGACGGATGCTGAGTCATCGCTGAATTCTCCGCTCTCGGTTCTTACCGTGACGTTGATGTTGCGAAGCGTGATCGGCTTGTCGGTCGCGTTCTTAATTGTGAGTTGAATGGTTGCCAGCGAACTGCTCTGGTTAGGAACATCTACTGCAAACGCTTCATCGATAGAGCCGGTTGCGGCCGGTTGTGCACGGAAAATCCAAGCGAGTGCGCCTACTACAACGGCGACAAAGAGGAGCGCAATGATGATCGGTGCCGCGTCGGGCATCGTGTGCTTGGCACTGTCGAATTCCTCGGTCATTGGAACGTGCCCGGCGTCTTCGGGCTCGGGTGCGGGTTTTTTTTGCGGTACGGCCATCGGATCCTCCAAAGGTAAAAATGCGGGATCGGCCTTACAGCCCCGCGCCGCTGATCGCAGCGCAGATGTACCTCTGAGATGCCTGTGACGAGCTAAGTCTATGCCCGTTTTACGGCCTGTGCGAACTTTTCAGTGGGAAGCGTATTCAGCACGTCCTCCCTGGTCAGCCATGCTCGGCGCGCCTGCATGACTCCCCAGCGAATCTTTTCCATGTGGGTGGTGTGGTGCGCGTCCGTATTGATGATGATCTTGACCCCGCGCTCGCGTGCCATGCGCAGGTGCCTGTCACAAAGGTCGAGACGATCCGGATAGGCGTTCAGCTCCATAGCAACTTTGTTTTCGGCGGCGGCGCGCAGCACGGCTTCCATGTCGAATGGGTAGGCGTCGCGACGCAACAGTAGTCGCCCGGTCGGATGTCCAATCAGCGACGTGTTCCGGTTGGAGATCGCGCGCACAATGCGGTCCGTCATTTGCGCAGGCTCCTGGTTGAATGCTGAATGGACGCTCGCTATGACGATATCCATCTGGGCAAGCACGTCATCGCTCAAGTCCAGAGAACCGTCGGCGAGGATATCGACTTCGATGCCGGCGAATATGCGTATGCCTTCGATCTGCTCATCGCAGCGGCGAATGCGTTTGATGTGCTCCTCGGCGCGCGTGTCATCGAGGCCGTTGGCGAACGCGAGATTCTTGGAATGGTCGGTGATGGCCATGTACTTGTAACCGCGTTCGCGCGCGGCCAGGGCCATCTCTTCGATGGTGCAGCGACCGTCGGTCTCCACGGTGTGCATGTGAACGTCACCCTGTAAATCGGCTTCTATGATGAGATTAGGCAGGGTGTGTTTTTCGGCCGCCTCGATTTCGCCACAGTTTTCGCGCAGTTCGGGCGGAATATAGTCGAGTGCCAGCGTGGCGTAGATTTCTTCTTCCGTGCGCCCGGCTGCAAGCTTCTGGTCCTCCAGGCGGAAGAGTCCGTACTCATTAAGCGTAAAGCCCATCTTGAGCGCGCGCTGCCGCAGCGAAACGTTGTGCGCCTTGGAACCGGTGAAGTACTGCATGGCGGCCCCGAAGGACTCAGGCGGCAGAAGCCGCACGTCCACTTGCATGCCGCCGCGCATCTTGAAGCTGACTTTATTATCGCCCTTAGCCAGTACTTCAAGGATGCCGGGGAAGCCTAGAATCTGCTGGATAACGGCTTCGCGCTGCGCGCTATCCATGCAACAGTTGCCTGTGATGAGAAGGTCCAGGTCGCCTACGGTCTCGCGTCCGCGCCGCAGCGAACCGGCTGGCGTGATCTTGTCCACTCCCGGCAGTTCGGCCAGGTGCGCGATGAGTTTGTCGGCCATCCGTGAGGCGGCATCGAGGTAGAAGCGGCCCGAGATGCTGCGATAAGTCTCAATGGACTTGAGGACTTTCTGCTCGGTCTTCGCGCTCATTCGAGGTAATGTTCGCAGCTTGCCTTCGCGCGCGAGCCTCTCGACTCCCGCAATGTCGCTGACCTGAAAGGCACTCCAGATGAGCGCGATACTTTTCGGACCGAGTCCCTGGATTTTCAGTAGCTCTAGCATCGACGGACGATACTTCTCCAGAAGTTCCTGGTGCAGCTTGAGGCGGCCTCCGGCGAATATCTCTTGGAGGTTGGCAAGCATGCCCTTGCCGATGCCGGGGATGGCGAGCACCCGCTTGGGCTCTTCCATCATCTCGAAAATCTGCTGCGGGAATCCCTCGATCGCTTCAGCGGCATTTCGGTACGAACGTATGCGGAAGGAATCATCGCCATTGACCTCCATGAGGTCGGCGGTTTCGTAGAGCACGGAGGCGAGCGTCTTGTTGTCGAGCGCAGGCATGGTCGCGAAGATTGTAGCGGATAACGACGGCGACGTTTGAGGCTCAAAACGAAAACCCAGCCAGGGAGGCTGGGTTTCGGTTCGAATCAAAGGAACCGTTTACTGGGCTTTTACGACGTTGCCCGCCTGGGGGCCCTTCTGGCCCTCGACGATTTCAAACTCGACCTGGTCGCCCTCCTGAAGGCTCTTGTAACCCTCCGAGGTGATCGCACTGTAGTGAACAAAAACATCGGGACCATCTTCGCGCCCGATGAAACCAAATCCTTTTGCGTTATTGAACCACTTTACGGTTCCCTTGAGACGTGACACTTACTCTTCCTCCGTGCTCTTACTCCGGCGAATGGGCACACCGGTATTTAGCCTCAACTGCGACGGGACGCCAAAAAGCATCGGAATCGAGTCAACGTGCCTTCGACAGGATGCCAGGGACAGGACCATCGGTTGTGGGCTCTCTTGGTTACAATTGTCCGCCTTTGCGAAGATGTTGTCAATGTAGTACACAGCTCAAGACCGCGCCAGTAGCGGCGATCGGCGCATTCGCCGAACCTCAAGCAGAAATCTCGTCCTTCCGGGAGAGCCTTGCAGCTACGTCCTCTCTTACGCAAAGGGACTAGAGGAAGTTCATCCGTTGCGGCGAAGCGACTCGGAAAGCCAGAGCACCCCTGCGATGGTTTTGCCGTCACGTATCTTTCCGTTCATCACCATGCCCACGGCTGTCGAGACAGGAAAAAGGCGTTTGCTGATGAACTCGTCTTCTTCGGGCTTGGCCTTGCCGCGTCTCAATTCGGTCGCGAGATAGACTGCCATCGTCTCGTCCAGGAAACCGGGACTGGAGTAGAAGAACAGGGCGCGCTTCCATTTGCCTCCGGAGTATCCAGTCTCTTCCTCGAGTTCGCGTTTAGCCGCCGCAAGTTCGTCCTCGCCTTCGTCAATGCGACCCGCCGGAAATTCCCAGAGATCTTCGCCTGCGGCGTAGCGGAATTGCCGCGCGAGAAGTACGCGGCTGGCATCGCCGTCTCCCTCTACGGCCATGATCACGACGGATCCGGGGTGGTGAACCATGTCGCGGCGCACGTTCGCACCGCTCGGCTCGACAATCTGTTCGGAGGTGACGTAGAAGACGGGCGCGCGATACACGACGCGAGAACTCAGTACGCGCACGCGCCGGCCAGTCTTGGCGGAATCGCCCTTTGGCTTCGACCCCTTGGCAGTTGTAGCTCGGTTAGGATTTTTCTTTGCTGGTGCGGACATCGTTTTGCGCGAGGCTTTCGAGGTCTTGCTTGGCATGGCACCAATATAGAAGATGGGAGCGGATGTTGACTTGTTCCCGCGTTGGCGAGGTTCTGGTATGCTGCGCCCGATGAGCAAGCGAATGAGCGTGACATTTGTGGGCGCTGGCAGTCTGGCCAGTGCAATGGCCGTGCTGCTTCAACGCGCAGGGTACACCATTGAGGAGATCGTAACGCGTGACGATGCGGCATCGCGCCAGCGCGGGGCTGTGTTGGCGCGCATGGTTGGCGCGCAAGCGGCGACGATGGCACGGGCGACTCTCAGGGTCGATATCGTGTGGCTTGCCGTGAACGACGATGCGATTGCGATGTGCGCCGATGCGTTGGCGCAAAGGGGCGAGTGGAAGGGAAGAATTGCGCTGCACTCGAGTGGCGCGCTCGCAAGCGATGAGATGGAAGCGCTGCGCCAGCGCGGAGCGCACACCGGCTCGTTGCATCCCATGATGACCTTTGTAAAGAACGTAGTACCGGAACTTCGTGGCGTGTCGTTCGCGATTGAAGGCAACTCCGTTGCGACGACAGTTGCGAAGCAGATTGTGCGCGCGCTGGGTGGAACAAGCTTCGCGATCTCGAAAGAGAACAAGGGACTCTATCACGCCTTTGGTGCGTTTATTTCGCCGCTGCTGGTCGCACAGCTGACCGCCGCCGAAGAGGTGGCGCGAGCGGCGGGCGTGCCGCAAAAGAATGTCGTGCCGGCCATGGCGCCCATCATCCTGCGCACGCTTGAAAACTACTTCTCGGAAGGTGGCGCAGCGGCATTCAGCGGACCACTTTTGCGGGGTGACGTAAACACGATCGAGC
This window contains:
- the polX gene encoding DNA polymerase/3'-5' exonuclease PolX; this encodes MIRTETQPPWLGFRFEPQTSPSLSATIFATMPALDNKTLASVLYETADLMEVNGDDSFRIRSYRNAAEAIEGFPQQIFEMMEEPKRVLAIPGIGKGMLANLQEIFAGGRLKLHQELLEKYRPSMLELLKIQGLGPKSIALIWSAFQVSDIAGVERLAREGKLRTLPRMSAKTEQKVLKSIETYRSISGRFYLDAASRMADKLIAHLAELPGVDKITPAGSLRRGRETVGDLDLLITGNCCMDSAQREAVIQQILGFPGILEVLAKGDNKVSFKMRGGMQVDVRLLPPESFGAAMQYFTGSKAHNVSLRQRALKMGFTLNEYGLFRLEDQKLAAGRTEEEIYATLALDYIPPELRENCGEIEAAEKHTLPNLIIEADLQGDVHMHTVETDGRCTIEEMALAARERGYKYMAITDHSKNLAFANGLDDTRAEEHIKRIRRCDEQIEGIRIFAGIEVDILADGSLDLSDDVLAQMDIVIASVHSAFNQEPAQMTDRIVRAISNRNTSLIGHPTGRLLLRRDAYPFDMEAVLRAAAENKVAMELNAYPDRLDLCDRHLRMARERGVKIIINTDAHHTTHMEKIRWGVMQARRAWLTREDVLNTLPTEKFAQAVKRA
- a CDS encoding cold shock domain-containing protein translates to MSRLKGTVKWFNNAKGFGFIGREDGPDVFVHYSAITSEGYKSLQEGDQVEFEIVEGQKGPQAGNVVKAQ
- a CDS encoding NUDIX hydrolase, encoding MSAPAKKNPNRATTAKGSKPKGDSAKTGRRVRVLSSRVVYRAPVFYVTSEQIVEPSGANVRRDMVHHPGSVVIMAVEGDGDASRVLLARQFRYAAGEDLWEFPAGRIDEGEDELAAAKRELEEETGYSGGKWKRALFFYSSPGFLDETMAVYLATELRRGKAKPEEDEFISKRLFPVSTAVGMVMNGKIRDGKTIAGVLWLSESLRRNG
- a CDS encoding DUF2520 domain-containing protein, which gives rise to MSVTFVGAGSLASAMAVLLQRAGYTIEEIVTRDDAASRQRGAVLARMVGAQAATMARATLRVDIVWLAVNDDAIAMCADALAQRGEWKGRIALHSSGALASDEMEALRQRGAHTGSLHPMMTFVKNVVPELRGVSFAIEGNSVATTVAKQIVRALGGTSFAISKENKGLYHAFGAFISPLLVAQLTAAEEVARAAGVPQKNVVPAMAPIILRTLENYFSEGGAAAFSGPLLRGDVNTIERHVAALKDSGAAEVYRALATYAVKALPVKNWKALEKVLKS